In one window of Shewanella goraebulensis DNA:
- a CDS encoding transglycosylase SLT domain-containing protein: protein MKWFFRAFSTVILLQLAGCATPPPKEPDNLCSIFQENRSWYKAAVNTRDKWGVPVHVPLAMMYQESSFKHNAAPPMEYFLGFIPTGRASDAYGYAQAKTMTWDDYVRETGNSWSSRSNFDDAMDFMGWFIYKTHKINGVSKWDAKNQYLNYHEGWGGYKRGSYKAKAWLVPVANRVDARSKTYAAQYRTCKEDLDSSWLWRLFFG, encoded by the coding sequence ATGAAGTGGTTTTTCCGTGCTTTTAGCACCGTTATTCTTCTACAACTTGCAGGTTGTGCAACGCCACCACCCAAAGAACCTGATAACTTATGTTCTATATTCCAAGAGAACCGTTCTTGGTACAAAGCTGCGGTAAATACCCGTGATAAATGGGGGGTGCCAGTGCATGTCCCATTAGCTATGATGTATCAAGAAAGCTCCTTTAAACATAATGCTGCACCGCCAATGGAGTACTTTTTAGGATTTATTCCTACAGGGCGCGCAAGTGATGCTTATGGATATGCGCAAGCCAAAACCATGACATGGGACGACTACGTGCGTGAAACGGGGAACTCTTGGTCGAGCCGAAGTAACTTTGACGATGCGATGGACTTTATGGGCTGGTTCATTTATAAAACCCATAAAATTAATGGCGTTTCAAAATGGGATGCTAAAAATCAATATTTGAATTATCACGAAGGTTGGGGCGGGTATAAACGCGGCTCCTATAAAGCTAAAGCTTGGTTAGTTCCTGTGGCAAACCGCGTAGATGCGCGTTCTAAAACCTATGCAGCTCAGTACCGAACCTGTAAAGAGGATTTAGATTCATCATGGCTATGGCGCTTATTCTTCGGGTAA
- the gshA gene encoding glutamate--cysteine ligase — MNSFNEIINLLSNGEGRDSLLGMQRGIEREALRIDDSGQLAKDGHPEKLGSALTHSRITTDYSESLLEFITPVNTNIDTLLEGLTKTHAYSVKNMNGQSLWPVSMPCYVGDEKDIPIARYGSSNNGKMKTLYRKGLTHRYGPLMQIIAGVHFNFSVSEQLWDTLYENSDKSLSRQDFISESYFGMIRNYRRLVWVLPYFFGSSPALCSSFVKGQDVGFDFKKTGKGTLYLPYATSLRMSDLGYTNKEQEQLNISYNSLPEYLTGVGEAIRMPSASFAEIGVKVDGEYRQLNSNVLQIENEFYSPIRAKRVAKSGEKPSEALARAGVEYIEVRALDVNPYSPIGIDASQVKFLDLFLLYCLLLSSEKTDDLAEAEIATNLKAVVAEGRKPGLELSRNGEKVALSEWLNDIFEPMSRIAKLLDGEGSQYQDALTQWHEAISDPSKTLSGRVLEDVVNQGIDHGVWVKQLSQQYHQYLANYPLSETATASYEAEAKLSLQQQQDVEAQVTVSFDEFLADYFADLAEPAAVNQ; from the coding sequence TTGAATTCATTCAATGAAATAATCAATCTTCTTTCTAACGGCGAAGGCCGTGATTCTTTACTTGGTATGCAACGCGGCATTGAGCGTGAAGCATTACGTATCGATGATTCTGGTCAATTAGCAAAAGATGGTCATCCAGAAAAGCTAGGCTCTGCATTAACTCATTCTCGTATTACCACTGATTACAGTGAGTCATTGCTTGAGTTCATAACCCCTGTAAATACTAATATTGATACCTTATTAGAAGGCCTGACTAAAACTCACGCCTACAGTGTAAAAAACATGAACGGTCAGTCGCTATGGCCTGTCAGTATGCCGTGTTATGTCGGCGATGAAAAAGATATCCCAATTGCGCGTTATGGCAGCTCAAATAACGGCAAGATGAAAACCCTATATCGTAAAGGCTTAACCCATCGATACGGTCCACTAATGCAAATCATTGCAGGTGTGCACTTTAATTTTTCGGTTTCAGAACAATTATGGGATACCTTGTATGAGAACAGCGATAAAAGCTTATCTCGACAAGATTTTATTTCAGAATCTTACTTTGGCATGATCCGTAATTATCGACGCCTTGTATGGGTGTTGCCGTATTTCTTTGGCTCATCTCCTGCGTTATGTAGCTCGTTTGTGAAAGGCCAAGATGTCGGTTTTGACTTTAAGAAAACTGGTAAAGGTACCTTATACCTTCCATATGCAACATCACTTCGTATGAGTGATTTAGGTTATACCAACAAAGAGCAAGAACAACTTAATATCAGTTACAATTCATTACCTGAATACTTAACTGGTGTGGGGGAAGCTATTAGAATGCCTTCAGCAAGTTTTGCTGAAATTGGTGTAAAAGTTGACGGCGAATATCGTCAGCTTAATAGCAATGTGCTGCAAATTGAAAATGAGTTTTACTCGCCTATCCGTGCTAAACGAGTAGCTAAATCAGGTGAAAAACCATCTGAGGCGCTAGCAAGAGCTGGGGTTGAATATATCGAAGTGCGTGCATTAGATGTTAATCCATATAGCCCTATCGGCATTGATGCGAGTCAGGTTAAGTTCCTCGATTTATTTTTGCTGTACTGCTTACTCTTATCGTCTGAAAAAACGGATGATTTAGCTGAGGCTGAAATAGCAACTAATCTTAAAGCGGTTGTTGCCGAAGGTCGTAAGCCTGGTCTTGAGCTTAGCCGTAATGGGGAAAAAGTAGCATTAAGTGAATGGCTTAATGATATTTTCGAACCAATGAGCCGTATTGCAAAACTGCTTGATGGTGAGGGTAGCCAATATCAAGATGCACTGACGCAATGGCATGAAGCAATTAGTGATCCAAGTAAAACGTTATCGGGTCGCGTGCTTGAAGATGTAGTTAATCAAGGTATTGATCATGGTGTGTGGGTGAAGCAGTTATCTCAGCAATACCACCAATACCTAGCAAATTATCCTCTTTCAGAAACTGCGACGGCTAGTTATGAAGCCGAAGCCAAGCTATCACTACAGCAACAGCAAGATGTTGAAGCGCAAGTTACCGTTAGTTTTGACGAGTTTCTAGCGGATTATTTTGCTGATTTAGCTGAACCTGCTGCCGTAAACCAATGA
- a CDS encoding M16 family metallopeptidase, with translation MKKWILAAAVSIAISGCAHEVTTTSALPEGITLLETVQVSDAIGIPYKKYQLENGLTVILHQDSSDPLVHVDVTYHVGSAREVAGRSGFAHLFEHMMFQGSQNVGDEQHFKVITEAGGTLNGTTNTDRTNYFETVPSNQLEKMLWLESDRMGFLLPALTSEKFEVQRETVKNERAQRIDNQPYGRLNERFNQAMFPAGHPYSWPVIGWPEDLERATVDDVRNFFKRWYGPNNATLTIGGDFDEVQTLAMVNKYFGELARGPEVKADPKTPVVLDKSRYISMEDKVHLPLIYMGFPTVYARHEDEAALDLLANILGGGKTSLFYKNLVKDGFAVQASVGHPCQELSCRLTLYALANPASGANLADLEQKMNDSIAEFELRGVTDDDLQKVKVQFESDTIYGMQSVKGKVSTLAYNQTFFDDPNMIARDLERYANVTKEDVMRVFNTYIKNKPMVVMSVVPEGAQQLIAKPDNFTPTMLPIAEAAVTGTENVRQITSSFDRSVMPKVGEAPVLKVPELWTAKLDNGIEVMGTESDETPTVALLIYLEGGNRLPEMDKAGLASITASMLNESSEKRSTEELAGALEMLGSSISFGASATQSFIQVSSLTENLTPTLAILQEKLFTPGFVEADFERLKQQEIQGLQHQESDPNYLASRGFSSLLYGDDSHLSANAGGTLETVSALTLDDVKQFYQQQYKAGNAQMVVVSDLNQKEIMPSLSVFEQWQGKANDSMTLPALPELAGGTIYIIDKPDAAQSVIKIGKRALPYDATGEYFKSFLMNYPLGGAFNSRINLNLREDKGYTYGARTGFNGNDLTGRFEASASVRSDVTAESVTEFVNEIEHFQKEGMTEKELAFMRSSISQGKALDYETPYQKAGFMRIIQRYQLADDFTDQQAEIVENITAAELNKLAAEQLKLSEMIMVIVGDKKAIYPKLEALGYPIKEIK, from the coding sequence CTTGAAACCGTTCAAGTATCAGATGCGATAGGCATCCCTTATAAAAAATACCAACTTGAGAATGGCCTAACGGTCATTTTGCATCAAGATAGCTCCGATCCATTAGTGCATGTCGATGTCACCTACCATGTGGGATCAGCCCGTGAAGTTGCTGGCCGCAGTGGTTTTGCTCATTTATTCGAACACATGATGTTCCAAGGCTCACAAAATGTCGGCGACGAACAGCATTTCAAAGTCATCACCGAAGCGGGTGGCACGCTCAATGGCACCACTAATACCGATCGTACGAACTACTTTGAAACCGTACCCAGCAACCAGTTAGAAAAAATGTTGTGGTTAGAGTCAGATCGAATGGGCTTTTTGCTTCCTGCTCTGACGAGCGAAAAATTCGAAGTCCAACGTGAAACGGTTAAAAATGAACGAGCACAACGAATTGATAATCAACCTTATGGCCGCTTAAATGAGCGTTTTAATCAGGCTATGTTCCCAGCAGGGCACCCATATTCTTGGCCTGTAATTGGTTGGCCTGAAGATTTAGAACGTGCAACCGTTGATGATGTTAGAAACTTCTTTAAGCGTTGGTATGGTCCTAATAATGCGACGTTGACCATAGGTGGCGACTTTGATGAAGTACAAACCCTTGCGATGGTGAATAAGTATTTTGGTGAGTTAGCGCGCGGGCCTGAAGTGAAAGCTGATCCTAAAACGCCAGTAGTTTTAGATAAATCTCGTTATATCTCTATGGAAGATAAAGTGCATTTACCGCTTATCTATATGGGATTTCCAACAGTGTATGCACGTCACGAAGATGAAGCAGCGTTAGACTTGTTGGCCAACATTTTAGGTGGTGGCAAAACCTCACTGTTTTATAAAAACTTAGTCAAAGATGGCTTTGCTGTACAAGCGTCTGTTGGGCATCCGTGCCAAGAGTTGTCGTGCCGGTTAACTTTATATGCGTTAGCAAACCCAGCTAGCGGGGCAAACCTTGCCGATCTTGAGCAAAAAATGAATGATTCAATTGCTGAGTTTGAGCTGCGTGGGGTGACTGATGATGATTTACAAAAAGTAAAAGTACAATTTGAATCTGATACTATTTACGGTATGCAAAGCGTTAAGGGTAAGGTGTCGACACTGGCTTACAACCAAACCTTCTTTGATGACCCGAACATGATTGCACGTGACCTTGAGCGTTATGCTAATGTCACCAAAGAAGATGTAATGCGTGTATTTAACACTTACATCAAAAACAAGCCTATGGTGGTGATGAGCGTTGTACCAGAAGGTGCCCAGCAATTAATTGCCAAGCCAGATAACTTCACCCCGACCATGTTACCTATTGCTGAAGCGGCTGTAACAGGTACTGAAAATGTTCGTCAAATCACCTCAAGTTTTGATCGCAGTGTGATGCCTAAAGTCGGTGAAGCGCCAGTACTTAAAGTACCAGAATTGTGGACTGCAAAATTAGATAACGGCATTGAGGTCATGGGCACTGAAAGTGATGAAACGCCTACCGTTGCGTTATTAATTTATCTTGAAGGCGGTAACCGATTACCTGAAATGGATAAAGCTGGCTTAGCGTCAATTACTGCGTCAATGTTAAATGAATCAAGTGAAAAACGTTCCACTGAAGAATTAGCGGGAGCACTTGAAATGCTAGGCAGTAGTATCTCATTTGGTGCTTCAGCGACCCAAAGCTTTATTCAAGTATCTAGCTTAACGGAAAACCTAACCCCTACTTTAGCTATTTTACAAGAAAAGCTATTTACCCCAGGGTTTGTTGAGGCTGACTTTGAGCGTTTAAAGCAGCAAGAAATTCAGGGCTTACAGCATCAAGAGTCAGATCCTAACTATTTAGCCAGCCGCGGTTTTTCAAGCTTACTTTATGGTGATGACAGCCATTTAAGCGCTAATGCAGGCGGGACACTTGAAACTGTATCTGCGCTAACACTTGATGACGTTAAACAGTTTTATCAGCAGCAATATAAAGCAGGTAATGCGCAAATGGTCGTGGTGTCAGATTTGAACCAAAAAGAGATTATGCCGTCGTTATCTGTTTTTGAACAATGGCAAGGAAAAGCCAATGATTCAATGACGTTACCTGCACTGCCTGAACTTGCTGGTGGCACCATTTATATCATTGATAAACCTGATGCGGCTCAGTCTGTGATAAAAATTGGTAAACGTGCTCTGCCATATGATGCAACTGGTGAATATTTCAAATCGTTCTTAATGAATTACCCATTGGGCGGTGCGTTTAACAGTCGCATAAATCTGAACCTTCGTGAAGATAAAGGCTACACCTATGGCGCACGTACAGGGTTTAATGGTAATGATTTAACCGGGCGTTTTGAAGCATCTGCAAGTGTTAGAAGTGATGTTACTGCTGAGTCAGTTACTGAGTTTGTCAATGAAATAGAGCACTTTCAGAAAGAAGGCATGACGGAAAAAGAGTTGGCCTTTATGCGCAGTTCTATTTCTCAAGGTAAGGCGCTAGATTATGAAACGCCTTATCAAAAAGCTGGCTTTATGCGTATTATCCAACGCTACCAATTGGCCGATGATTTTACCGATCAGCAAGCTGAGATAGTGGAAAATATAACTGCGGCTGAGTTAAATAAGTTAGCGGCAGAACAGCTTAAATTATCTGAAATGATCATGGTAATTGTGGGTGATAAAAAAGCGATTTATCCAAAACTAGAAGCATTAGGTTATCCTATTAAAGAGATTAAATAA